In the genome of Sphingomonas sp. BT-65, one region contains:
- the rplR gene encoding 50S ribosomal protein L18, producing MSKGLSLFEKRRRRNRTALKARSGSRPRLSVHRSGKHIYVQVIDDAQGKTLAAASTLEKDVRGSTGANIDAAKAVGTRIAEAAKKAGVTQVVFDRGGFLFHGRVKALADAAREGGLEF from the coding sequence ATGAGCAAGGGTCTCTCGCTCTTCGAGAAGCGGCGCCGCCGCAATCGCACCGCGCTCAAGGCGCGCTCGGGCAGCCGTCCGCGGCTTTCCGTGCACCGCTCGGGCAAGCACATCTATGTCCAGGTGATCGACGACGCGCAGGGCAAGACCCTCGCCGCCGCTTCGACGCTGGAGAAGGACGTGCGCGGCTCGACCGGCGCGAATATCGACGCGGCCAAGGCCGTCGGCACTCGCATTGCGGAAGCGGCCAAGAAGGCCGGCGTGACGCAGGTGGTGTTCGACCGTGGCGGCTTCCTGTTCCACGGACGCGTCAAGGCGCTGGCGGATGCCGCCCGTGAAGGCGGATTGGAGTTCTAA
- the rplN gene encoding 50S ribosomal protein L14: MIQMQSNLDVADNSGAKRVQCIKVLGGSKRRFAGVGDVIVVSIKEAQPRGKVKKGDVHRAVIVRTAKDVRRADGSVIRFDGNAAVLVNKNEEPIGTRIFGPVVRELRSKGFMKIISLAPEVL; the protein is encoded by the coding sequence ATGATCCAGATGCAGTCCAATCTCGACGTCGCCGACAACAGCGGCGCGAAGCGGGTGCAGTGCATCAAGGTGCTGGGCGGGTCGAAGCGTCGCTTCGCCGGCGTGGGCGACGTCATCGTCGTCAGCATCAAGGAAGCGCAGCCCCGCGGCAAGGTGAAGAAGGGTGACGTGCACCGCGCCGTCATCGTCCGCACCGCCAAGGACGTCCGCCGCGCCGATGGCTCGGTGATCCGCTTCGACGGCAATGCCGCCGTCCTGGTCAACAAGAACGAGGAGCCGATCGGCACCCGTATCTTTGGCCCGGTGGTCCGCGAGCTGCGCTCGAAGGGCTTCATGAAGATCATTTCGCTCGCCCCCGAGGTGCTGTGA
- the rplP gene encoding 50S ribosomal protein L16 — MLQPKRTKFRKAFKGRIKGEAKGGATLNFGSYGLKAMEPERITARQIEAARRAITRHIKRQGRLWIRVFPDLPVSSKPAEVRMGSGKGAPEYWAARVKPGRILFELDGVPGPLAAEAFERAAMKLPIKTKVVARLGDTSHLEG; from the coding sequence ATGCTGCAACCGAAGCGCACCAAGTTCCGCAAGGCCTTCAAGGGCCGCATCAAAGGCGAGGCCAAGGGCGGCGCGACGCTGAACTTCGGGTCATACGGCCTGAAGGCGATGGAGCCGGAGCGGATCACCGCACGCCAGATCGAGGCGGCCCGCCGCGCGATCACGCGTCACATCAAGCGTCAGGGCCGTCTGTGGATCCGCGTGTTCCCGGACCTGCCCGTGTCGAGCAAGCCGGCCGAAGTCCGCATGGGCTCGGGCAAGGGCGCGCCTGAATATTGGGCCGCCCGCGTCAAGCCCGGCCGCATCCTGTTCGAGCTGGACGGCGTGCCCGGCCCGCTCGCGGCGGAAGCGTTCGAGCGTGCGGCGATGAAGCTGCCGATCAAGACCAAGGTCGTGGCCCGCCTCGGCGACACGTCGCACCTGGAGGGTTGA
- the rpmC gene encoding 50S ribosomal protein L29 yields the protein MTKATDLRAKSDDQLGEELGNLKREAFNLRFQAATSQLEKSSRVKEVRKDIARIKTLQNERSRSAAK from the coding sequence ATGACCAAGGCAACCGATCTGCGCGCGAAGAGCGACGATCAGCTTGGCGAGGAGCTGGGCAACCTGAAGCGCGAGGCGTTCAACCTCCGTTTCCAGGCAGCGACCAGCCAGCTCGAGAAGTCGAGCCGCGTCAAGGAGGTCCGCAAGGACATCGCGCGCATCAAGACGCTGCAGAACGAGCGCTCGCGCTCGGCTGCGAAGTAA
- the rpsH gene encoding 30S ribosomal protein S8, producing the protein MALTDPLGDMLTRIRNGQRARKDSVLTPASKLRTRVLDVLQREGYIRGYSEEQMGPAAGIRIELKYFEGQPAIKSIARVSKPGRRVYSGSKELPRVRNGLGITIVSTPRGVLSDAEARDQNVGGEVLAEVF; encoded by the coding sequence ATGGCATTGACCGATCCCCTGGGTGATATGCTCACCCGCATCCGCAACGGCCAGCGCGCGCGCAAGGACAGCGTCCTGACGCCCGCGTCGAAGCTGCGCACCCGCGTGCTCGACGTGCTTCAGCGCGAGGGCTACATCCGTGGCTACAGCGAAGAGCAGATGGGCCCCGCGGCCGGCATCCGCATCGAGCTGAAGTATTTCGAGGGCCAGCCGGCGATCAAGTCGATCGCTCGCGTCTCGAAGCCGGGCCGCCGCGTCTATTCGGGCAGCAAGGAGCTGCCGCGCGTCCGCAACGGCCTCGGCATCACGATCGTTTCGACGCCTCGCGGCGTTCTGTCGGACGCCGAGGCGCGCGACCAGAATGTCGGCGGCGAAGTGCTGGCGGAGGTGTTCTGA
- the rpsN gene encoding 30S ribosomal protein S14 encodes MAKLSSVNKNERRKKLVKKYAGRYAKLKAMAKDQSLDETERLIARLKMAEIPRNGNPTRIRNRCELTGRPRGYYRKFRLARVMLRDLANKGLIPGVTKSSW; translated from the coding sequence ATGGCGAAACTGAGTTCCGTGAACAAGAATGAGCGTCGCAAGAAGCTGGTGAAGAAATATGCCGGCCGTTATGCGAAGCTGAAGGCGATGGCGAAGGACCAGTCGCTCGACGAGACCGAGCGCCTGATCGCTCGTCTCAAGATGGCCGAGATCCCCCGCAACGGGAATCCGACTCGCATCCGCAACCGGTGCGAGCTGACCGGCCGTCCGCGCGGCTACTACCGCAAGTTCCGTCTGGCGCGCGTGATGCTGCGCGATCTGGCCAACAAGGGCCTGATCCCCGGCGTCACCAAGTCGAGCTGGTAA
- the rplF gene encoding 50S ribosomal protein L6, with the protein MSRTGKKPITVPAGVTASVEGGVISVKGPKGTLTMPAADDISYEVGDGTITVKPANDTKRAKAFWGMQRTLVQNLVTGVTDGFSKKLLITGVGYRANAQGRKLKLQLGYSHDVDLEVPEGVEVKTPDQTTVEISGNDKQKVGQFAAEIRRWRKPEPYKGKGIKYEGEFIFRKEGKKK; encoded by the coding sequence ATGAGCCGCACCGGTAAGAAGCCGATCACCGTCCCCGCCGGCGTCACCGCCAGCGTCGAGGGCGGCGTGATCAGCGTCAAGGGGCCGAAGGGCACCCTGACGATGCCGGCGGCCGACGACATCTCGTACGAGGTGGGCGACGGCACGATCACCGTGAAGCCGGCGAACGACACCAAGCGCGCCAAGGCCTTTTGGGGCATGCAGCGCACGCTGGTTCAGAACCTGGTGACCGGCGTGACCGACGGCTTCTCGAAGAAGCTGCTGATCACCGGCGTCGGCTATCGCGCGAACGCACAGGGCCGCAAGCTCAAGCTACAGCTCGGCTATTCGCACGACGTCGATCTCGAGGTGCCGGAAGGCGTCGAGGTCAAGACGCCGGATCAGACCACGGTCGAGATCTCGGGCAACGACAAGCAGAAGGTCGGCCAGTTCGCGGCCGAGATTCGCCGCTGGCGGAAGCCGGAGCCCTATAAGGGCAAGGGCATCAAGTACGAGGGCGAGTTCATCTTCCGCAAGGAAGGGAAGAAGAAGTAA
- the rpsQ gene encoding 30S ribosomal protein S17, with the protein MPKRVLTGQIVSDKGDKTVVVNVERKVKHPLYGKIIRRSKKYHAHDEGNEYKAGETVRIEETAPISKLKTWKVIERVDTHATPERADIA; encoded by the coding sequence ATGCCGAAGCGCGTGCTGACCGGGCAGATCGTGTCCGACAAGGGCGACAAGACGGTGGTCGTGAATGTGGAGCGCAAGGTCAAGCACCCGCTCTACGGCAAGATCATCCGCCGCTCGAAGAAGTATCACGCCCATGACGAGGGCAACGAGTACAAGGCTGGCGAGACCGTGCGCATCGAAGAGACCGCGCCGATCAGCAAGCTCAAGACCTGGAAGGTGATCGAGCGGGTTGACACCCACGCGACGCCCGAGCGGGCCGACATCGCTTAA
- the rplE gene encoding 50S ribosomal protein L5, whose amino-acid sequence MADTYTPRMRKMYDEIIAKAMTEKFGYKNVMEVPRIEKIVLNMGVGEATQDKKKVESAAAEMELIAGQKPVVTKAKKSIAQFKLREGMAIGCKVTLRRERMYEFLDRFITIALPRVRDFRGLNDKSFDGRGNYACGIKEQIVFPEINYDRIEKVRGMDVIVTTTAKTDEEARELLRLFGFPFPRDADGEAKQAA is encoded by the coding sequence ATGGCTGACACCTACACGCCGCGCATGCGCAAGATGTATGACGAGATTATCGCCAAGGCGATGACCGAGAAGTTCGGTTACAAGAACGTCATGGAAGTGCCGCGGATCGAGAAGATCGTGCTCAACATGGGCGTCGGCGAAGCGACCCAGGACAAGAAGAAGGTCGAGTCCGCGGCTGCCGAGATGGAGCTGATTGCTGGCCAGAAGCCGGTCGTCACCAAGGCGAAGAAGTCGATCGCGCAGTTCAAGCTGCGCGAGGGCATGGCGATCGGCTGCAAGGTCACGCTGCGCCGCGAGCGGATGTACGAGTTCCTCGACCGCTTCATCACGATCGCGCTGCCGCGCGTTCGCGATTTCCGTGGCCTCAACGACAAGTCGTTCGACGGCCGTGGCAATTATGCCTGCGGCATCAAGGAACAGATCGTGTTCCCCGAGATCAACTATGACCGCATCGAGAAGGTGCGCGGCATGGACGTGATCGTGACCACCACCGCCAAGACCGACGAGGAGGCTCGCGAGCTTCTCCGTCTCTTCGGTTTCCCGTTCCCGCGCGATGCGGACGGCGAAGCGAAGCAGGCTGCGTAA
- the rplX gene encoding 50S ribosomal protein L24 — protein sequence MAAAKIKKGDQVVVLSGKDKGKTGEVTKAMPKDGKVVVSGVNIAVRHRKPTQTNPQGGLERSEAPLHVSKVAHVTKDGKATRVRFEERDGKKVRVAVKTGEVING from the coding sequence ATGGCTGCTGCGAAGATCAAGAAGGGTGACCAGGTCGTCGTCCTGTCCGGCAAGGACAAGGGCAAGACCGGTGAGGTCACCAAGGCGATGCCCAAGGACGGCAAGGTCGTCGTGTCGGGCGTCAACATCGCGGTGCGCCACCGCAAGCCGACCCAGACCAACCCGCAGGGTGGCCTGGAGCGTTCGGAAGCGCCGCTGCACGTCTCCAAGGTCGCGCACGTGACCAAGGACGGCAAGGCGACCCGCGTCCGCTTCGAGGAGCGCGACGGCAAGAAGGTGCGCGTTGCGGTCAAGACCGGGGAGGTCATCAATGGCTGA